ATGGCAAGATCGACAAGCCGCTGGCACTCGGCGGGCTTGGTGAGATTGCAGGGGTGCAGAGAGACCATCTGGCCGCCTTCGGATTCAACGAGCTCGACAGCTGCTGCGCCCGCTTCCGGATTGGTATCGCAGCCTACAACCAGCGCGCCTTCCTTCGTAAACATCCGCGCTGCGGCGAGGCCTATGCTGCCGCCACTGCCAGTGATAATGCAGACTTTATCTTTGAGACGGTTGGCCATCGACTTTCTCCTCGGCCCGGCAATGGGCCGTCATGATGCGTTTCGGTGAGCTGTGTGAGTGTAAGCTTGCTCGATCAATCGCGTCAGGGCTCGCCTCTCGCGCGCTGCGTTGATCAGCTCGGCGAACTGCAGCTGCCCTTCGTCGTTCAAGTGCTGGATCGTGCGCACGCTGCCGTCGGCATTGCGCTCGACACGCTGCTGCGGCGCCTCAGTAGGCAATCCGAGCAGTTGATAGGTGACGTCATACTGATCCGTCCAGAAGTACGGTACCGGCTCCAAGGGCGGTGGAGTGCCGGCCACCGCGGCGCTGACGACCTTCGCGGACTCCTCCGCATTGTCCCACGACTCGAAACGCATCGGCGAATCGCGCCATCGGGTGACTCGACAGGCGACATCACCCGCTGCAAAAACGTGCGGATGCGAACTGCGGCCACTTGCATTGACCGCAACGCCATCGTTGCAAATCAGGCCCGCCGCTCGCGCGAGCTGATCGTTGGCTACCGACCCGATTGCGACCACAATGGCATGGGGACACAGCGCGGTTCCGTCGGAAAGCTCAACTCGCCATTTCCCGCTCTTCCGAGATTCCGCGCGTCGCAGCTGACACCGCAGATGAATTGAAACGCCCCGCTCAGCGTGTTTGTCTTGCAGCTGTTGCGCCGCAAGCAAGGACGCGGCGCGCCCCAGTAGCTGCCGGCCACACTCGACGACGGTAACACGGCACCCGCATTGGCTAGCCGACGCGGCGATTTCCAGCCCCAGAAAGCCCCCGCCCACCACTAGAATTTCAGCGCCAGGAAGCAACGCCCCACGCAAACGAGCAGCGTCGCCCTTGTCACGAAGGTAGTGCACGCCAGGCATTCCGGGAGTCAACACATCGAGGGTGCGCGCCGATGCTCCGGTGGCCAGAATCAGATCGTCAAAAAGGTAGCTGCGGCCATCCACAAGTTGCACTCGAGATTCGTCGAGATTCACTGCGGCGACGCGCACATCGAGCGCCAGATTGATCCGCGCTTCTCTCAACTCTTCTTCCCGGTACAGCTCGCCAGCGTTGGGCTCCGCCGTTCCACACAATACGGCCTTAGACAGGGGCGGGCGCTCGTAAGGCAGCGCAGACTCTTCTCCAATCAGAAGTATGTGCCTCGAGGGGTCATGAGCGCGCAAGGCCAGTGCGGCACGTGCTCCGCACTGGCCTGCGCCGATGATCAGACACGACTGCCTGCGCACATCAAAAGTCGGCGGTGAACTGTACACCGAACATGCGCGGTGCGCTGGGCCAGGAGAGGTCGGCCGGGAGGCCGACGAACCGGGCAGCGAAGAACCATTCCGAATACTCCTCATCGAGAAGGTTCTCTGCGAAGACCGTCACCTTGTACTTGTCGAAAACGAGCGATGCGCGCGCATTAAGAATGCCGTACGGATCCTGCGTGTCGACGTTGTCGAGTGTGAAGTAAGTCCGTCCACGGTATTGATAGTCGGCCGAAGTCTCGAGCCCGATACCGGACGTCAGGGGGCGCTCGTACGCCGCACTCAGCGTGGCACTCCATTCCGGGCTGTTCGGCACTTTCTTGCCGACGATCTGACTCGCGGGCACGAGCACGCCCGGCACATCGTTGAATTCGTCGATCTTGCTGTCGATGCCGCCGAGCGCCGCGTTGATGCGGAGTCCCTCAGTCACTTGGGCGACCATCTCGATCTCCGCTCCGTTAATCGTCGACTTCGGCGCCTGCACGATCGCCTGCGTACCCGTCGCATCGAACACGAAGAACTGCTGGTCGGAGTAGTCGATGTGGAACACAGCGGC
The DNA window shown above is from Planctomycetia bacterium and carries:
- a CDS encoding FAD-dependent oxidoreductase, coding for MRSIRNGSSLPGSSASRPTSPGPAHRACSVYSSPPTFDVRRQSCLIIGAGQCGARAALALRAHDPSRHILLIGEESALPYERPPLSKAVLCGTAEPNAGELYREEELREARINLALDVRVAAVNLDESRVQLVDGRSYLFDDLILATGASARTLDVLTPGMPGVHYLRDKGDAARLRGALLPGAEILVVGGGFLGLEIAASASQCGCRVTVVECGRQLLGRAASLLAAQQLQDKHAERGVSIHLRCQLRRAESRKSGKWRVELSDGTALCPHAIVVAIGSVANDQLARAAGLICNDGVAVNASGRSSHPHVFAAGDVACRVTRWRDSPMRFESWDNAEESAKVVSAAVAGTPPPLEPVPYFWTDQYDVTYQLLGLPTEAPQQRVERNADGSVRTIQHLNDEGQLQFAELINAARERRALTRLIEQAYTHTAHRNAS